ATGTGAAGAATCAAGGGAGATTTCAATATGAGGAGAATTTCATCCGTTGGCGAATTTGCTGAGTTCCGCAGTCGAATATTGAGTGAAAAAGATGCTCAATATGAGAAATTGACACTGGTCGTAAGCGCCGGGACATGCGGGCAGGCAAGCGGAGCCAACGATATCATCAGGGTTATAAAGCGATATATCATCGAGCGCAATCTTCGAGAAAAGATTGCTCTCAGGATAACGGGCTGTCAGGGTTTCTGCGAAGTGGAACCGTTCATTCTTATACAGCCCGGTCAGCATCTCTATCCCAAGTTGAAAATGGAAGATGTTCCCCGGGTGATCGAGGCGGCACTGGGCGGATTTATCGACGAGCAGTTGATATACAAAGAACTATCCGGGAAAAAGATTTACAAAAGCCAGGACGATATTCCGTTTTTTCGGAAACAGACCCGAACCATCCTTGGCAACAATGAGAAGCTGGATCCGATCAGGATTTTCGATTATGTCGAAAACGGCGGATATGCCGCCCTGGAAAAAGTGTTGCTGAAAATGGACCCCGACTGGGTCATCAGCGAAATCAAGGGATCGGGATTGCGGGGGCGCGGCGGGGCCGGTTTTCCAACCGGCAGAAAATGGGAGCTGGCCAGGGCCTCCAACAAGGGTCAGGGCCCCAAATATGTCGTATGCAATGCGGATGAGGGCGACCCCGGTGCCTATATGGATCGGTCAATGCTCGAGGGAAATCCTCATGCCATTATCGAAGGCATGATCATTGCGGGCATCGCCATCGGTGCCACCCAGGGTTATGTATATGTCCGCAATGAATATCCGCTGGCCATCAAGCATACCTTGATTGCCCTGCGGCAGGCGCGTGAAATGGGTCTGTTGGGAGATAATATCCTCGGTACCGGAATCAATTTCGACATCGAGATCGTCCGGGGCGCCGGTGCCTTTGTCTGTGGTGAAGAAACAGCCTTGATAAAATCGATCGAGGGTTTCATGGGTGAGCCGAGACAGCGCCCGCCCTACCCGATCGAAAAAGGTATCGGCGGTTATCCGACCTGTATCAACAATGTCGAGACACTCGCCAATATACCGGTCATTATCAGCCGCGGCGCGGCCGAGTTTGCCAGGGTCGGAGTGCCCGGCAATACCGGCACCAAGATATTTTCGCTGGTCGGGAAGATAAGGAACACCGGTTTGGTCGAGGTGCCGCTCGGGATCAAGATCCGCGAGGTCGTTTATGACATCGGCGGCGGGCCTTTGGGTGAGGCCAAGATCAAGGCGGTGCAGACCGGCGGGCCGTCGGGCGGGTGTATCCCCGCCGGCATGTTCGATTTGCCTATTGATTATGACAGTCTGGTCAAGGCCGGGTCGATTATGGGCTCCGGCGGTATGATTGTCATGGATGATAATACCTGCATGGTGGATATCGCCAAGTACTTCATGAGTTTCCTTAAGGAAGAATCATGCGGCAAGTGTTTCACCTGCCGCAAGGGAACCCAGCGGATGTACGAAATACTGGATGATATCTCCAAAGGAAAGGGCGGCGTCGTGGCGCTTGACCTGCTCGAAGAACTGGCTCATGTGGTCAAGGATACCACCATGTGCGGTCTGGGTCAGTCGGCCTCCAATCCGGTCCTGAGTACGCTGCGATATTTCCGTGATGAATATCTCGAGCATGTGGTCAACAAGAACTGCCCGGCCGGCGTCTGCAAGGAACTGGTCGGCGCACCATGCCAGGCGACCTGCCCTCTGGGTACCGAGGCATGGCGCTATGTGGCCCACATTTCGCGCGGCGAATACGAGCAGGCGTACACCGTCATCCGGGAAGCCAACCCGTTTCCGTCGGTATGCGCCAGGGTGTGCAATCATCCGTGCGAAGAAAAATGCCGGGCCGGGACGAGCGGCGGCGATTCGATCGCAATTCGCGCTCTGAAGCGTTTCGTCACCGATCGTGTCGATCCCTCCATTTATGTACCGGTCAGACAAGCCTCTGCCGCTGAAAACGGCGAGAAGGTGGCCATTATCGGCGCCGGTCCGGCCGGATTGACGGCGGCCCATTACCTTTCGCTCAGGGGATACAGGGTCACGGTGTTCGAGGCCGAAGGAAAACCGGGCGGGATGATGTTCACCGCTATTCCGTCCTATCGACTTCCCCGCGAAGTCATTGAAAAGGAAATAGAATCTCTCATAGATGATAACATCGAACTGAAGTGCAATATGGCCCTGGGCAAGAACGTCAATATCGACGGTCTGCTCAACGACGGCTACAAGGCGGTCTTCCTGGCCCTGGGCGCTCACAAGAGCAAGCCGCTTCAGATCGAAGGCGAGGATGCCGAGGGCGTTTATCCCTCAATTCAATTCCTCCGTGAATTCAATGTTCTTGGCAAAAAACGCGCCAAAGGCGCGGTCGGTGTGATCGGCGGCGGTAACTCGGCGGTCGATGCCGCCCGCGTGGCGGTTCGGCAGGAAGGCGCCAAAGATGTGACCATATTCTATCGGCGTACCCGCAAAGAGATGCCCGCGTATGAGGAAGAGATCGAAGCCATGATTCAGGAAGGCGTTCATCTCGAAACCCTCATCACTCCGATCAGAGTCATTACCAAGGACGGCCGGCTGGTCGGACTCGAGTGCCAGCGCAACAAGCTGGGCGAACCTGACGCCAGCGGCCGCCGTCGGCCGGTACCGATCGAGGGCAGTCAGTATGTTGTCCCGCTCGATACGCTGGTCGTGGCCATCAGTGAGGGATCGGATATAGATTGCATCTCGGTCGCCAGTTCCATGGAAATCGAGACCGATCCGAAAATAAACGGTGTCAAGGTGGATCATGAGACACTGTGCACCAATCGGCCGGGTGTCTTTGCCGGCGGTGATCTGGTCACCGGGCCCAACACGATTGTCGAAGCCATTGCGGCCGGCAAGCGGGTGGCGGTGATGATCGACCGCTATATCAAGGGTGAGGCCATGAAGCAGCCGCGGACGGTCAAACTGCCGAAGGCTTACGTCGAGCCGATCGAGGGCAGCGAGGAACTGGCCGGAACGGCCAGGGTCGATACACCGAGGGCTTCGGTGCAATGGCGCAAGAGGGGTTTTGCCGAGGTCGAGATGTCGCTCTCGCTCGAAGAAGCCACGCGTGAAGCCTGCCGCTGCCTGAGGTGCGACCTGGAATTTACCAAAAAGGCCGAAACCGAACCGGAAGAAGAAACTGTCGCGGCGACGGGAGGTAAGTCAGCATGATTACATTAACGATAAACGGACTTCAGGTTTCCGTCGATGAAGGTATGACAATTCTGGAAGCGGCTCAATTTCTCGGTTTTCCGATTCCCACGTTATGCCACATGGAGGGTTTGTCGCCTTATGGCGCCTGTCGCCTGTGCGTGGTGGAAATCGGCGAAGAGCCGAGATCGCGCATGGTCTCGTCATGCACTTACCCCGTCGAGGAAGGCATGGTTGTCCGCACCGCTTCGCGGCGGGTTGTCCGGGCGCGCAAGATGATCCTGGAACTCCTGCTGGCGTCATGTCCGCAGTCGAAAGTGATTCAGGACCTGGCCTCGGCGCACGAGGTTCGTCAGCAGCGCTTCAAGCAGGAACATGACGACTGCATATTGTGCGGTTTGTGCGTGCGGATGTGCGAGGAGCAGATGATGGCCAAGGCCATCGGTTTCCGCGGGCGCGGCGAAAGGCGCTCGCTGGGAACGCCGTTTGATGTCAAATCGGATGTCTGTCGTCTGTGCGGCGGCTGCATCTATGTCTGCCCGGCCTGCCAACTCCGGTGCACCTACACCGAGCCGGATAAGGCCATCTGCGGCGGCTGTGCCAATCTTCATCCGCCCT
The sequence above is a segment of the candidate division Zixibacteria bacterium HGW-Zixibacteria-1 genome. Coding sequences within it:
- a CDS encoding hydrogenase, with protein sequence MRRISSVGEFAEFRSRILSEKDAQYEKLTLVVSAGTCGQASGANDIIRVIKRYIIERNLREKIALRITGCQGFCEVEPFILIQPGQHLYPKLKMEDVPRVIEAALGGFIDEQLIYKELSGKKIYKSQDDIPFFRKQTRTILGNNEKLDPIRIFDYVENGGYAALEKVLLKMDPDWVISEIKGSGLRGRGGAGFPTGRKWELARASNKGQGPKYVVCNADEGDPGAYMDRSMLEGNPHAIIEGMIIAGIAIGATQGYVYVRNEYPLAIKHTLIALRQAREMGLLGDNILGTGINFDIEIVRGAGAFVCGEETALIKSIEGFMGEPRQRPPYPIEKGIGGYPTCINNVETLANIPVIISRGAAEFARVGVPGNTGTKIFSLVGKIRNTGLVEVPLGIKIREVVYDIGGGPLGEAKIKAVQTGGPSGGCIPAGMFDLPIDYDSLVKAGSIMGSGGMIVMDDNTCMVDIAKYFMSFLKEESCGKCFTCRKGTQRMYEILDDISKGKGGVVALDLLEELAHVVKDTTMCGLGQSASNPVLSTLRYFRDEYLEHVVNKNCPAGVCKELVGAPCQATCPLGTEAWRYVAHISRGEYEQAYTVIREANPFPSVCARVCNHPCEEKCRAGTSGGDSIAIRALKRFVTDRVDPSIYVPVRQASAAENGEKVAIIGAGPAGLTAAHYLSLRGYRVTVFEAEGKPGGMMFTAIPSYRLPREVIEKEIESLIDDNIELKCNMALGKNVNIDGLLNDGYKAVFLALGAHKSKPLQIEGEDAEGVYPSIQFLREFNVLGKKRAKGAVGVIGGGNSAVDAARVAVRQEGAKDVTIFYRRTRKEMPAYEEEIEAMIQEGVHLETLITPIRVITKDGRLVGLECQRNKLGEPDASGRRRPVPIEGSQYVVPLDTLVVAISEGSDIDCISVASSMEIETDPKINGVKVDHETLCTNRPGVFAGGDLVTGPNTIVEAIAAGKRVAVMIDRYIKGEAMKQPRTVKLPKAYVEPIEGSEELAGTARVDTPRASVQWRKRGFAEVEMSLSLEEATREACRCLRCDLEFTKKAETEPEEETVAATGGKSA